The following nucleotide sequence is from Leptolyngbyaceae cyanobacterium.
CGAATACGACTGGTAGGCACGGTAGGAGGACGAATAGCGGGTGCAAAAATCCCTAATAATTTTAAATGATGCCCAAATTTGATAGCTGTTTGGGCATTTTCCATTTGCAAGCAAAGGATTGGAGTCTGGGAAGGTAGTAATTGTAGATCGGGTAAATTTTGTGCGATCGACAATTTTAAATAATCAACGTTTTGCCACAATTTTGCCCGCCGTTCTGGTTCTTGTTTCACTATATTAATTGCTTCTAAGGCGGCGGCTGTATCGCTTGGAGTAAGAGCAGTGGTATAAATCCAACTGGGGGCGCGGTTACGCAAAAAATCAATTAAGTTAGCTGAACCTGCTACATATCCGCCCAAGCTGCCTAAAGCTTTGCTGAGAGTACCCATTTGAATTAACGGGCGTCCCGTACAGTGGAAATGTTCGACGCAACCAGCACCAGTTTCACCTAAAACCCCCGTGCCGTGCGCTTCATCAACTAACACCATGCAACTGTATTTTTCAGCTAAATCTAATAAGTTTGGTAAGGGGCACAAGTCACCATCCATGCTAAAAACGCTGTCGGTGATGATTAAGCAGCGGCGGTATTTCGATCGATGTTGATGGAGTTGATTTTGCAAATCCTCCAAGTCGCAGTGGTTGTAGTCGATGATGGTGGCGCCGCTAAGAATAGCACCGTTTTTGAGGCTGGAATGATTGTATCGATCGGATAAAATTAAATCTCTTTTTCCTACTAAAGATGCGATCGCGCCCAAGTTAGCTAGATATCCAGAACTAAAAACTAGGGCATCTTCGGTTTGTTTGAGAGATGCGATCGCAAATTCCAATTCTCGATGCAGCTCCCGATGTCCGCTCAATAATCGAGAGCCAGTGCTACCTGTACCAAATTTTTTGGTAGCATCAATGGCAGCTTGAATCAGCCGTTCATCTCCCGCCAATCCCAAGTAATCGTTACTGGCAAAATTGATGACAGGTTTTCCTTTTAGTTGTACCACTGCTCCCGGCATACTTTCGATCGCTTGCACCGAACGATACCAGTCTGCACGACGAATGCTAGCCAGAGATCCCTCTAGCCAATCGTAAGGATTCTCGCTCATCAACACCTTTCTTTATGATGGTAATTTGGCATTTTGATAGTGCGATTTGACAAACCGTAGCAGACCTAATTTGCCGATTTTTAGTATTAACTAAAAACCTCAACCGATTTGATGTTTTAGATTTTAGATCGGTAAAAGATCAAGTAAATACAAATTATTCTCCCACATCCCCTATCCCTTCTGGTTATCTAGATGCACTAGCTGGGGACGGTTGTTTTTTCGCCAAAATGGGTAACCTATGACCATTTTTGAATTCAAAATTCAAAATTCTTGCATTAAGAAGAAGATTAATTTTGAATTAAATAATTCGGAGTACAGGCTCCCGCCAAAATTAAAAATTTGGCGGTTTTCAATCAGTGGTGAGTACAAGCTCCCACTGATTGTAATTTTGAATTAATAATGCAAGAATTTTGAATTGATTTTACTATTACTAATTTGTAGGAGGATGTTGATTATTGTTGATGTATGTATTTTTGCCTTTATCTGGGGGCAGTTTTTCCACCAAACCCATCTCAAAGGCTATATCTGGTAACTCATTAGCTGGATAGTTCCCCGGTTGAAACACCCGCACGGCAGTAAAACAGTACTCTTTTAGCTGCACTACTTCGCTGGGGGCAAACATTCCCCTGAACATTTTTCGCTCAATTCCCATGAGTTAACCTCCAAAGATAATTAGGATGAATGGCACTTGGCACGATTAGTGGGGTGCTTTAGA
It contains:
- the bioF gene encoding 8-amino-7-oxononanoate synthase, with amino-acid sequence MSENPYDWLEGSLASIRRADWYRSVQAIESMPGAVVQLKGKPVINFASNDYLGLAGDERLIQAAIDATKKFGTGSTGSRLLSGHRELHRELEFAIASLKQTEDALVFSSGYLANLGAIASLVGKRDLILSDRYNHSSLKNGAILSGATIIDYNHCDLEDLQNQLHQHRSKYRRCLIITDSVFSMDGDLCPLPNLLDLAEKYSCMVLVDEAHGTGVLGETGAGCVEHFHCTGRPLIQMGTLSKALGSLGGYVAGSANLIDFLRNRAPSWIYTTALTPSDTAAALEAINIVKQEPERRAKLWQNVDYLKLSIAQNLPDLQLLPSQTPILCLQMENAQTAIKFGHHLKLLGIFAPAIRPPTVPTSRIRISVMATHELEHIQQLIEALKNYSSNRNS